From one Aptenodytes patagonicus chromosome 16, bAptPat1.pri.cur, whole genome shotgun sequence genomic stretch:
- the NDEL1 gene encoding nuclear distribution protein nudE-like 1 isoform X2 has translation MDSEEIPTFSSPKEETAYWKELSLKYKQSFQEAREELTEFQEGSRELEAELEAQLVQAEQRNRDLQADNQRLKYEVETLKEKLEHQYAQSYKQVSLLEDDLSQTRAIKDQLHKYVRELEQANDDLERAKRATIVSLEDFEQRLNQAIERNAFLESELDDKESLLVSVQRLKDEARDLRQELAVRERQQEVTRKSAPSSPTLDCEKMDSAVQASLSLPATPVGKGSENSFPSPKAIPNGFGASPLTPSARISALNIVGDLLRKVGALESKLAACRNFAKDQASRKSYISGNVNSGMMNSNGTKYPHTGHTSFFDKGREKVIFPTLVMDKLLWCCDLLQL, from the exons ATGGACAGTGAAGAAATCCCGACTTTTTCGAGTCCAAAGGAGGAAACTGCGTATTGGAAAGAGCTTTCCTTGAAGTACAAACAAAG CTTCCAGGAAGCTCGTGAAGAGCTGACTGAATTTCAGGAGGGAAGCAGAGAATTAGAAGCTGAGTTGGAGGCACAGCTAGTGCAAGCTGAGCAGAGGAATAGAGATTTGCAAGCAGATAACCAAAGATTGAAGTATGAAGTGGAAACATTAAAG GAGAAACTGGAGCACCAGTATGCACAAAGTTACAAGCAAGTGTCGTTGTTAGAGGATGACCTGAGCCAGACACGGGCTATTAAAGATCAGCTGCATAAGTATGtgagggagctggagcaggcCAACGATGACTTGGAACGTGCAAAGAG GGCAACAATAGTTTCATTGGAAGACTTTGAACAAAGACTGAACCAAGCTATTGAGAGAAATGCGTTTTTAGAAAGTGAACTGGATGACAAGGAATCGTTGCTAGTTTCTGTACAGAGATTAAAGGATGAAGCAAGAG ACTTACGGCAAGAGCTAGCAGTACGGGAGAGGCAACAAGAAGTCACCCGAAAATCAGCGCCCAGTTCTCCAACTCTAGACTGTGAAAAGATGGATTCGGCTGTCCAGGCGTCTCTCTCCTTGCCAGCTACGCCCGTTGGAAAAGGAtcagaaaatagttttccttccccaaaag CTATACCAAATGGATTTGGTGCCAGTCCCCTTACTCCTTCAGCTAGAATATCTGCACTCAACATTGTGGGAGATCTGTTACGGAAAGTGGGG gCCTTAGAATCCAAATTAGCTGCTTGCAGAAATTTTGCAAAGGACCAGGCATCACGGAAATCCTACATTTCAGGGAATGTTAACAGCGGCATGATGAACAGCAATGGCACAAAGTACCCTCACACAGGGCATACTTCTTTCTTTGACAAAGG GCGTGAAAAGGTCATATTCCCCACCTTGGTCATGG ATAAACTTCTCTGGTGCTGTGACCTGTTGCAACTGTAA
- the NDEL1 gene encoding nuclear distribution protein nudE-like 1 isoform X3: protein MDSEEIPTFSSPKEETAYWKELSLKYKQSFQEAREELTEFQEGSRELEAELEAQLVQAEQRNRDLQADNQRLKYEVETLKEKLEHQYAQSYKQVSLLEDDLSQTRAIKDQLHKYVRELEQANDDLERAKRATIVSLEDFEQRLNQAIERNAFLESELDDKESLLVSVQRLKDEARDLRQELAVRERQQEVTRKSAPSSPTLDCEKMDSAVQASLSLPATPVGKGSENSFPSPKAIPNGFGASPLTPSARISALNIVGDLLRKVGALESKLAACRNFAKDQASRKSYISGNVNSGMMNSNGTKYPHTGHTSFFDKGREKVIFPTLVMGQ, encoded by the exons ATGGACAGTGAAGAAATCCCGACTTTTTCGAGTCCAAAGGAGGAAACTGCGTATTGGAAAGAGCTTTCCTTGAAGTACAAACAAAG CTTCCAGGAAGCTCGTGAAGAGCTGACTGAATTTCAGGAGGGAAGCAGAGAATTAGAAGCTGAGTTGGAGGCACAGCTAGTGCAAGCTGAGCAGAGGAATAGAGATTTGCAAGCAGATAACCAAAGATTGAAGTATGAAGTGGAAACATTAAAG GAGAAACTGGAGCACCAGTATGCACAAAGTTACAAGCAAGTGTCGTTGTTAGAGGATGACCTGAGCCAGACACGGGCTATTAAAGATCAGCTGCATAAGTATGtgagggagctggagcaggcCAACGATGACTTGGAACGTGCAAAGAG GGCAACAATAGTTTCATTGGAAGACTTTGAACAAAGACTGAACCAAGCTATTGAGAGAAATGCGTTTTTAGAAAGTGAACTGGATGACAAGGAATCGTTGCTAGTTTCTGTACAGAGATTAAAGGATGAAGCAAGAG ACTTACGGCAAGAGCTAGCAGTACGGGAGAGGCAACAAGAAGTCACCCGAAAATCAGCGCCCAGTTCTCCAACTCTAGACTGTGAAAAGATGGATTCGGCTGTCCAGGCGTCTCTCTCCTTGCCAGCTACGCCCGTTGGAAAAGGAtcagaaaatagttttccttccccaaaag CTATACCAAATGGATTTGGTGCCAGTCCCCTTACTCCTTCAGCTAGAATATCTGCACTCAACATTGTGGGAGATCTGTTACGGAAAGTGGGG gCCTTAGAATCCAAATTAGCTGCTTGCAGAAATTTTGCAAAGGACCAGGCATCACGGAAATCCTACATTTCAGGGAATGTTAACAGCGGCATGATGAACAGCAATGGCACAAAGTACCCTCACACAGGGCATACTTCTTTCTTTGACAAAGG GCGTGAAAAGGTCATATTCCCCACCTTGGTCATGG
- the NDEL1 gene encoding nuclear distribution protein nudE-like 1 isoform X1 gives MDSEEIPTFSSPKEETAYWKELSLKYKQSFQEAREELTEFQEGSRELEAELEAQLVQAEQRNRDLQADNQRLKYEVETLKEKLEHQYAQSYKQVSLLEDDLSQTRAIKDQLHKYVRELEQANDDLERAKRATIVSLEDFEQRLNQAIERNAFLESELDDKESLLVSVQRLKDEARDLRQELAVRERQQEVTRKSAPSSPTLDCEKMDSAVQASLSLPATPVGKGSENSFPSPKAIPNGFGASPLTPSARISALNIVGDLLRKVGALESKLAACRNFAKDQASRKSYISGNVNSGMMNSNGTKYPHTGHTSFFDKGAVNGFDQGPPGLGASRPSSAPGMLPLSV, from the exons ATGGACAGTGAAGAAATCCCGACTTTTTCGAGTCCAAAGGAGGAAACTGCGTATTGGAAAGAGCTTTCCTTGAAGTACAAACAAAG CTTCCAGGAAGCTCGTGAAGAGCTGACTGAATTTCAGGAGGGAAGCAGAGAATTAGAAGCTGAGTTGGAGGCACAGCTAGTGCAAGCTGAGCAGAGGAATAGAGATTTGCAAGCAGATAACCAAAGATTGAAGTATGAAGTGGAAACATTAAAG GAGAAACTGGAGCACCAGTATGCACAAAGTTACAAGCAAGTGTCGTTGTTAGAGGATGACCTGAGCCAGACACGGGCTATTAAAGATCAGCTGCATAAGTATGtgagggagctggagcaggcCAACGATGACTTGGAACGTGCAAAGAG GGCAACAATAGTTTCATTGGAAGACTTTGAACAAAGACTGAACCAAGCTATTGAGAGAAATGCGTTTTTAGAAAGTGAACTGGATGACAAGGAATCGTTGCTAGTTTCTGTACAGAGATTAAAGGATGAAGCAAGAG ACTTACGGCAAGAGCTAGCAGTACGGGAGAGGCAACAAGAAGTCACCCGAAAATCAGCGCCCAGTTCTCCAACTCTAGACTGTGAAAAGATGGATTCGGCTGTCCAGGCGTCTCTCTCCTTGCCAGCTACGCCCGTTGGAAAAGGAtcagaaaatagttttccttccccaaaag CTATACCAAATGGATTTGGTGCCAGTCCCCTTACTCCTTCAGCTAGAATATCTGCACTCAACATTGTGGGAGATCTGTTACGGAAAGTGGGG gCCTTAGAATCCAAATTAGCTGCTTGCAGAAATTTTGCAAAGGACCAGGCATCACGGAAATCCTACATTTCAGGGAATGTTAACAGCGGCATGATGAACAGCAATGGCACAAAGTACCCTCACACAGGGCATACTTCTTTCTTTGACAAAGG